AGCCGCGGCCGGGGGCCGAAGCCCGGCCCGAACCGGCCGCAGAGCCGACGGCGCAGGCGACACCGGTCGGGACACCGGCGAAGCCGAAGCGCGGTCAGATCAACTTCCAGGACCCGAGCACGACCAAGGCCCGGCCGCCGACCGTCGCCGAGCAGCGGGCGCGCGAGGCCGCCAGGCGCGAGGCGCGCAGGCGCCAGGAGGCCGAGGAGGCGGAGGCCGCCCGCAAGGCCAAGCTGCGCAAACGGCTGCTGATCGGCGGTGGCGTCTCCGTCGGCGTCGTCGCGCTGGTCGCCATCTGGTACGCGGCGTCCCAGCCCGACGACGTCGAGGCGCGCTGCGTCGACAACAACAACATCGTGGTCGACGACAAGTACTGCGACGACGACTACGCGCGCGCCAACGGCGGCTACAGCAGCGGCGGCGGCAGCACCTTCATCTACCTCGGTGGCGGCGGCCGCCAGTACAGCTACAACTACGGCGGCAGCGGGGCCATCGGGCAGAGGGTGACCGGTGGCACCTCGATCCGGCCGAGCGGCGCCAACATCTCGACCCCGTCCGGCAAGTCGATCCAGCGCGGCGGCTTCGGCGTCCGCAGCGGCAGCAGCGGAGGCAGCTGAGTGCAGAGGCAGACCTCCGAACCGCGCGCCGACTGGGAGCGCAAGGTCGCCGAACAGGGCCTGGTGTTCGGCAGCCCGGCCGCGGGGCCCGGCGGCGTGCAGCGCCCGTACTGGGACGAGTCGACGCACTACGTGTTCAGCCTCGACGAGGTGCTCTCGCTGGAGGCCGACGTCGAGGTGCTGCACTCCATGTGCCTGGACGCCGTGGACAACGTGGTGACCACCGAGCGCTACCGCGACTTCGGCCTGCCGGAGTGGGTGTGGCCGGCGATCGCCGAGTCGTGGAAGCGCGGCGACCCGCACCTCTACGGCCGCTTCGACCTGCGCTACGACGGCACCGGCCCGGCCAAGCTGCTGGAGTACAACGCCGACACCCCGACCTCGTTGCTGGAGGCGGCCGTCGTGCAGTGGCACTGGCTGACCGACACCCACGAGGGCGACGACCAGTGGAACTCCATCCACGAGAAGCTGGTGGAGCGGTGGAGCCGGCTCGCCGACCGGCTGCCCGCCGGGCAGGCGCACTTCACCTGGTCGGCGGCGGACTCCAGCGGTGAGGACCACGTCACCGCCGCCTACCTGCAGGAGACCGCGGCCGAGGCCGGGCTGGACACCGTCGGGCTGGCCATCGAGGAGATCGGCTGGGACCCCGACCTCAAGCGCTTCGTGGACCTGCGCGAGGACGTGATGTCCACCGTGGTGAAGCTCTACCCGTGGGAGTGGGTCGTCGACGACCCGTTCGGCAAGCACGCGGTGGAGAGCCAGCCCGGGACGCTGTGGGTCGAACCCCTGTGGAAGATGCTGCTGTCGAACAAGGCGCTGCTCGCGGTGCTCTGGGAGATGCACCCCGGGCACCCCAACCTGCTGCCGTGCTTCCTCGACGAACCCGGCTTCCTCACCGAGTACGTGCGCAAGCCGCGGCTCGGCAGGGAGGGGTCGAACATCCAGATCGTCGCTCCCGGGATGGAGCACGAGACCGGCGGCGTGTACGGCAAGGAGGGCTACGTCTACCAGCTCTTCGACCCGTTGCCGGAGTTCGACGGCATGCGCCCGGTGCTGGGCGCGTGGGTGGTCGGTGACCACTCGGCGGGCCTGGGCATCCGGGAGACCGTCGGCCTGGTCACCGACGACGGCGCGGCGTTCGTTCCGCACCGCATCCCCGAGTCCTGAAACCGCCAATCACTATCCATAATGGACAGTCGGGTCGTTCTCCCGGCTGGGTCGTAGGAGGAAGTTCGTGACCACCCAACTCGCCGTCTCCAGCCTGGCGCTGGAGGAGGGCTTCGGCGGTGCGCTCCTGCGGGGCGTCGGCGCCATCGCGCTGTACGCGGTCGTCGGCCTGCTGCTCATGCTCGTCGGGTTCTACGCCATCGACCTCACCACCCCGGGCAAGCTCAGCCAGCTCGTCCGCGACGGCGCGCCGAACGCGGTCGTGATCACCTCCGCCGGTCTGATCAGCATGGCTTTCATCGTCGTGGTGGTGATCAACAACGCCGGCGGCAAGCTGTCCGAGGGCCTGCTCTCCGCGCTGGTCTTCGGTTTCGTCGGGGTGGTCGTGCAGGTGCTCGCCGTCCGGCTGCTGGAGTGGGTGACCCGGATCGACATCGGCAACCTGATCCGCTCGCAGACCTACACCCCGGCCAGCATGGTCATCGCGGCCGCGCACCTGGCGCTGGGCCTCGTGGTCGCCGTCGCGATCAGCTAGGCGATCTCGGGAGACCGGGAATCGGCGGTCCGTCGATTCCCGGTTTTCCCCACCACTAAGCTCACCAGGTGTGATCGACCTCAAGACGCTCCGCGAAAACCCGGAAGCCGCACGCGACTCGCAGCGCGCCAGGGGCGAGGACCCGTCCCTCGTCGACGCGCTGCTCTCCGCCGATGAGCGGCGCCGCGCCACGGTCTCCCGCGCGGACTCCTTGCGCGCCGAGCAGAAGCAGTTCGGCAAGCAGGTCGGCAGGGCCCAGGGCGAGGAGCGCGCCGCGCTGCTGGCCAAGGGCAAGGAGCTGGCGGCGGAGGTCAAGGCCGCCGAGGCCGAGCAGCAGGAGGCGGAGCAGGCGTTCGTCGCCGCGCACCGCGCGGTCTCCAACATCGTCGAGGACGGCGCCCCGCACGGCGGCGAGGACGACTACGTCGTGCTCAAGCACGTCGGCGAGCAGCCCGCGTTCGACTTCGAGCCCAAGGACCACCTGGAGCTCGCCGAACGCCTCGGCGCGATCGACATGGAGCGCGGGGCGAAGGTCTCCGGCTCGCGGTTCTACTTCCTCACCGGCGTCGGCGCGCAGCTGCAGCTGGCCATGCTCAACCTGGCCGCCCAGCAGGCGGTCGCGGCCGGGTTCACGCTGATGGTCCCGCCGGTGCTGGTGCGTCCGGAGATCATGGAGGGCACCGGCTTCCTCGGCGCCCACGCCGGCGAGGTCTACCGGCTGCGCGACGACGACCAGTACCTCGTCGGCACCTCCGAGGTGCCGCTGGCCGGCTACCACGCCGACGAGATCATCGACCTCGGCGCCGGGCCGAAGCGCTACGCGGGCTGGTCGACCTGCTTCCGCCGTGAGGCGGGCTCCTACGGCAAGGACACCAGGGGCATCATCCGGGTCCACCAGTTCGACAAGGTGGAGATGTTCGTCTACACCCGCCCGGAGGACGCGCACTCCGAGCACCTGCGGCTGCTCGCCTGGGAGGAGGAGATGCTGGCCAAGGTCGAGCTGCCCTACCGGGTGATCGACGTGGCAGGCGGCGACCTCGGCAGCAGCGCGGCCCGCAAGTACGACTGCGAGGCGTGGCTGCCCAGCCAGCAGGCCTACCGCGAGGTCACCTCGACCTCCAACTGCACCACCTTCCAGGCGCGCAGGCTGTCGGTGCGCTACCGCGACGCGGACGGCAAGACCCAGATCGCCGCGACGCTCAACGGGACCCTGGCCACCACGCGCTGGATCGTGGCGATCCTGGAGACCCACCAGCAGGCCGACGGTTCGGTCCGGGTGCCCGACGCGCTGCGCCCGTTCCTGGGCAAGGACGTGCTCGAGCCCGTCCGCTGAGCCCCGGCCGGGGTGTCCGAAGTGGACACCCCGGCCGCCTGCTGAAATCCGTCTGAAGAACTCGCCGGCGATGTTGCGAGTGGACGGTGCGGCATTGCAAGATCATGAGTTCGCTACGTTCTCGGCATTACTGAGACGCTGCTGTCTCAACCGTGTTAGCGTCGCCGCCGTGGTGACCGATCGGGACCAGGTGCTGCGCGCGGCCGCGTCGCTGCTGGTGCGCAACCACGGTGCCTCCATGACCGAGGTGGCCGAGGCCGCCGGGATCAGCAGGGCCACGCTGCACCGCGTGGTGCCCAGCCGCGACGCCCTGCTGGACCAGCTGCTCTGGCTCGGCCTCGGCGAGACGGTCGCCGCGCTGACCACGGCCGAACCCGAGACCGGTGAGCCGCTCGCCGCCCTCGAACGGGTGGTCTCGGCGCTGACCCCGGTCGCCGAGCTGTTCCGCTTCGTCACCACGCAGCCGCTGGACGAGACCACCCCTGAGTTCCAGGCCGGCTTCCACGCCCTCGACGAGCGGTTGACCGCGCTGTTCCGCCGCGGCCAGGACTCCGGTGCGTTCCGGGGCGACCTGCCCGCGACCTGGATGGTCGACGCGCTCGCCAGCCTGCTCTTCGCCGCCGCGCTCGCGGCCCGGGCGGGCAGGCTGCCCGGGAACGACAACCCCCGCGCTGTCATCGACCTGCTGGTGGGTGGCGTCACGCGAGGAGAAACCGAGTGACCGCTTTGTCGTCAGTCCACGAGACCAGCCCGGTGAGTGTGCGGCACCGGTGGATCGCCCTCGCCACACTGGTCCTGGCGATCCTGTTGGTGTCGCTGGACACCACCGTGCTCAGCCTGGCCATCCCGCACCTGACCGAGAGCCTGAAGCCGACCAGCACCCAGATCCTGTGGATCGGCGACATCTACGCGTTCGTGCTGGCCGGTCTGCTGGTCACGATGGGCACGCTGGGCGATCGGATCGGTCGCAAGAAGCTGCTGATGATCGGCTCGGCCGGGTTCGGCCTGTTCTCCGCGGTGGCCGCCTTCGCCCCGAGCGCGAACCTGCTGATCGTGGCGCGGGTGGTGCAGGGCGTGGCGGGCGCGACACTGATGCCCTCGACCCTGTCGATCATCCGCAACATCTTCACCAACCCCAGGGAGCGCGGGTTCGCCGTCGCCGTCTGGGGCGCGATGGCCTCGGCGGGCGCCGCGCTCGGCCCGCTCATCGGCGGTGTGCTGCTGCAGCACTTCTGGTGGGGCTCGGTCTTCCTGATCAACGTGCCGGTGATGATCGTGCTCATCGGCGTCGGGCTGTGGGTCGTGCCGGAGTCCAAGGACCCGGTGCCGGGGGCGTGGGACCTGCCCAGCGTGTTCGCCTCGCTGGTCGGCGTCGTCGCGGTGGTCTACGGCATCAAGGAGATCACCGTCTACGGCTGGGCTCAGCCGCTCGCGCTGCCGGTCGCCGCGCTCGGCGTGTTCGCGCTGGTCTGGTTCTGCCGTCGGCAGATGGTGATCCCGCACCCGCTGGTGGACGTGCGGTTGTTCGCCAACCCGAAGTTCAGCAGCGCCATCCTGTCCACCCTGCTCGCAGTGCTCGGTCTCGCGGGCGCCTCCTTCATCCTGTCCCAGTTCCTGCAGCTGGTGCAGGGCTACAGCCCGCTGAACTCCGGTCTGCTGAACCTGCCCGGCACGGTCGGCGCGGTCACCGGCGGCCTGATGTCCAGCACCATCGCGCACCGCTGGTCGGCGCGGAAGGCCACCTCGATCGGGCTCGCGGTGATCGGCGGCGGCCTGTGCATCGCGCTCGGCTTCGAACCGGACACCAGCGCGTGGACGGTCGGCTTCGTCATGTTCGTCGCGGGTGGCGGTGCCGGGCTGGCGTTCACCGTCAACGCCAACATGGTGCTGACCGCGGCGCCCAAGGAGAAGTCCGGTGCGGCGTCCGCGTTGTCCGAGACGGCCTACCAGCTCGGCGCGGCGCTCGGCATCGCGCTGCTCGGCGCGGCGAGCACGATCGTCTACCGCAACAGCATGACCGTGCTGGCCCCCGTGCTGCCGCAGGAGATCTACACCGGAGCGCGGGAGTCCATCGGCGGAGCGCTCGCCGCCGCGCCGAAACTGCCGCCGGAGCAGGCGGCTCAGCTCGTCGACGTGGCCAGGCACGCCTTCGTCGATGGCGCGGTGGTCGCGGCGGGCGTCGCGGCCGTGCTGCTGGTGAGCGCGGCGGCGTTGTCCTGGTTCGTGCTCAGGGAGAAGTCAGAGGCATAGACCCTCCCGCACGGCCTCCACGAAGGCCGCCGGGTGGGACAACTGCGGTGCGTGCCCGGCGCCCGGGATCACCCGCACCCGTGCTTCCGGCAGGAGTCCGCTGATCGCCCGCACCACCGCGCGGTAGATCGGCAGCGTGTCCCCGCCCGTCGTCACGGTGACCGGAACACCGAGGCCCACCAACGCGGACGGGTCCACGGCCAGCCGGTCCGGGTCGCGGTACTGGTCGAGCCAGGTCTCCGCGTTGGCCATCATCGTGGCGCGCTGCTCGGCGTCGAACAGGCCGAGCCAGCTGCCCTCGCCGAACCCGACGTGCTCGACGAACGTCCGCGTTCCCGCCTCGACGTCGCCGAACCCCAGCAGCTCGGCGGCCTCCCGCATCCGCTTCGCCGCGGCCAGCCGCAGCTCGTCGTCCTCAGTGGACAGAGCGGCGAACAGGGGCGGCTCGTGCACCACGACACCGCGCACCGCCTCGGGCCGCTTCGCCGTCGCCAGCACCACGATCGACGAACCGTAGGAGTGCCCGACGAGGTGCGCCCGGCCGCCCGCCACCTGGTCCACGACGGCGAGCAGGTCCGAGACGTCCTCCAGGATGCTGCCCTGGCCGCGAGGTGCGGTGCTCGCCGTGTGCCCGCGCCGGTCGTACCGGATCACGGTGTTGCGCTCGCCGAGCGGCCCGACCACGCGGTCCCAGCTGCGGTGGTCGTCCCAGGAACCGTGCACGAACACGATCGGATCACCTCTGCCGTCGCGGGTCCACGCCAGTCGGGTCTGCCCGAGGTCCAGCACTCCGGTCCGCATGCCGGTCGACGCTACGCCCGCCTACCGGTATCGGGGAATGACGCTCGTCACCACGTCCTCCAGGACGCCGATGTCACCCGCGTACCAGTCGCGCTCCCGCGGCCAGTGCGTGATGACATCGGTGAAGCCCAGCTCCGCCGCGCGACCGGCCGCATCCGCGAAGTAGTCCACACTGGACAGTGAGAAGACCGGTGCGGCGTCGAGCGAAAGGCATCTGTCCACTGTGGATTCACCGGTCAGTTCACGGTGCCGGTCGATGAGCTCCGCGACGGCCTTCCACCACGCGTCCAGGTCCTCGACCTTCGGCCCCGTGGTGACCCAGCCCTGGCCGAAGCGCGCCGCGATCCGCATCGACCTCGCCCCGTTCGCCGCCACCAGGAAGGGCAGCCTCGGGCGCTGCACGCAGCCGGGCAGCGTGCGTGCGTCCACCGCCGTGTAGTACTCGCCCGAGTAGTTCACGTGGTCCGTGGTCAGCAGCGCGTCCAGCAGCTCGACGAACTCGCCGAGCCGATCGACCAGCGCGCGCGGAGCGAGCGGGGGGTCGCCGAGGATCGTCGGGTCGAGTACGGCGGCGCCCGCACCCACGCCGAGCGTGAACCGGCCGCCGGACAGGTCGTCGAGCGCCATCACCTGGCGGGCGAAGCCCACCGGGTGCCGGATGCTCGGGTTGGCGACGAGCGTGCCCAGCCGGATGCGCGAGGTGCTGAGCGCGGCGGCGGTCAGCGTGGTCACGGCGTCGAACCAGGGGCCGTCGGCCAGCGACCGCCAGGCGAGGTGGTCGTAGGTCCAGGCGTGGTCGAAGCCGTAGGACTCCGCCCTCCGCCACCGGTCACCGCCCTGGGGCCAGGGCTGATCAGGGAGGATCACGATTCCGAAGCGCACTCCACGACGCTATCCCGGATTGGCAGTATTGGCGGTGTGACGATTCCGCGCTTGATCGCCTCGGACGCCGACGGCACCCTGCTCACCCCGCTGGAGCGGGTCAGCGACCGCACCGCCGCCGTTCTGCGGCGCGCCATGGACGCGGGCGCGGTGTTCGTCGTCGCGACCGGGCGACCGCCGAGGTGGACCCGGCCGATCCTCGACCAGCTCGACCTGCGCGGGCCCGCGGTCTGCAACAACGGCTCGATGGTCTACGACTTCACCGAGGACCGCGTGCTCAGCCAGCACACACTCGATCCGATCCTGCTGCGCGACGCGGCCGACGCGGTCCTGCGTGCCATCCCGGGCAGCGCGCTCGCCGTGGAACGGGCCGAGGGCTCCGCCGCCGACTGCTTCCTCGCGGAGAAGGGCTACGTCCACGCCTGGCCCATGGACGGCTCGATCCTGGCGCCGCGCGACGAACTGCTCGGCAAACCCGCGGTGAAGCTGCTGGTCCGCAACGCGTTGATGACCAGTGACGAGATGGCCACCGCGGCGAAGGCGGTGCTCGACGACGCGGTCGACGTGACCTTCTCGATCGGCTCCGGGCTGATCGAGCTGGTGGTCAAGGACATCACCAAGGCCACCGGCCTCCAGCTCCTCGCCGACCGGCTCGGCCTGACCGCGGCCGATGCGGTCGCGTTCGGCGACATGCCCAACGACATCGCAATGCTGGAGTGGGCCGGGCTCGGCGTCGCGATGGGCAACGCCCACCCCTCCGCCGTCGAGGCCGCCGACGAGGTCACGGCGCCGAACTCGGAGGACGGTGTCGCGCAGGTGCTGGAGCGGTGGTTCTAGCGAGCAGCCGCAACGCCGCCTTCGGGTCGTCGGCGTGGAAACGGACGCCGGTGATGGTGCGGCCGTCGAACTCCTGCGGTGGGTCGAACGCCACGAAGACCGTGGTCGTGTCGCCTGCCGGGATGTTCAGGGTCTCGTCGTCGATGGACATCGAGCCTTCGTGGTTGCCCTTGCGCTCGGCCCGCGCGCTCCTGACCGCGGTGAGCGGGAAGGCGTGCTCGGTGCATGATCCGTTGCGCAGCACCAGGTTCGCCGGGCCGATCACGTGTGGCCGGGTGATCAGCGACGCGAGGTGCCCGAGAATCCAGACGACTCCGTAGACGCTGAGCAGCAACAGGCTCCAACGCACGGTCGCCCACGGGACCAGGAACTCCACGGCGACGATCTCGACCAGCGAGGCGACCAGCAGGGCGACGAGGACGGTGGTGGACTCGCCGGAGTACGGCACCGCGACGCCACCCTCGGGAACGTCCTTCCGCCCGCGCAGCAACAGGAACAGGGCCCTGAACGCGATCATTGTCCTCCCCTCTCCGCCACGCGCTCGGCGATCACGTACATGAACCGCCGTTGCGCGGGTGCGAACGAGTCGACGAAGTCGAGGAACAACGCGTCGCTCGGTCCGGGCGCCGGCTGCTGGGCCCGCGCCATCTCCGAGATCTTCGGGTTGTCCGCCAACAACTTCTCCGCGAGACGTTCGACCTCGGGGCTGTCCTCCGGCAGGTCCGCCAGCGCCTGGAAGCCGCGGGAGAACTCGGCCATCGCCTCCTGGTCGGCGGGGTTGCCCAAGAGGGTTTGATAGGCCTCTGTCAGCTGGTCGAGGCCTTCCGGTGCGGTCACGGTGATCAGCAGAACGGCCTCCTTCTCCCGGCGCAGCATCTGCTCGTCGGCTCCGGCGGCTTCCAGCCCGCGCAGCAGCTCGCCCAGCCGGCCGGGGATCTCCGGGTCCTCGTCGGACGACCGAAGCTCGGCGATCCGCTTGCGCTGAGCGGCGATCCTCCGCTCCTGCCCGGCCAACTCCTCGTCCAAAGTGGACAGCGCTTCGTCCAGTGAGCGCGGTTTCCCGTCCAGCAGCCCGCGGATCTGGTCCAGCGACAGGCCGAGATCGCGCAGACGGCGGATCCGGGAGACGGTGATCAGCGCCCGGGTTCCGTAACGGCGGTAACCGGAGGCGTCGCGCGGCGGCTCGGCGATCAGGCCCTCCGCCGTGTAGTGGCGGACCGCGCGCACCGTGGTGCCGGCGAGCCTGGCCAGTTCACCGATGGTCAGCACCGACCCGCACCTCCTCCATCTGCCGGGCCCCGGGGAGCAGCAGCATGCCGACCGCGAGCACGGCCCACACCACTGTGATCAGTGTGCCGGTGGCGTGCACACCGAACCCGCTGATCAGCCAGCCCCCGGCGAAGACACCGACCGGCGTCGCGCTGAGCAGCACCGCGTTCTGCACGCCGAACACCCGCCCGCGCGCCCCCTCCGGCACCCGCTCGCTGGTGAGCACCAGCATCAGCGGCTGGATCGGCCCGCTGACCAGTCCGAGCGCCGCCGAGGCCGCGACGAGCCACCAGTAGCCGGGCAGCGCGGCCAGCCAGCCCACCGCGCCGATCGACGCGATCAGCGAGACGGTCAGCCAGCCGCGGCGGGACAGCCGGGCGCCGACCGCGGAGTAGACGAGGTTCCCGCCGATCATGCCCAGTGCCGAAGCCATGATCACCGGGCCGAACTGGCCCGCCGAGCCGCCTGCGGCGACGAAGTGCGCGGGCAGCAGGAGCATCTGGATCGGCGCCATCACCAGCACGCTCGCCGCGGACAGCACGGTCAGCGCGATGAGCACGGGCTCACCGCGCAGCACGGCGGCCGCTTCCTTGAGGTCCTTCGTCCAGTGCTGCTTCTCGGCGACGCCGGTGGTGCCGAGGCTCGTGGGCAGCAGCCAGGTCAGCAGCGCCGCCAGTGCGGAGGTCGCGGCGGTGACCCAGAGCGCGACCGCGCTGTCCAACCAGCCCAGCACGAGCGTGCCGAGCGCGGGACCGGCGATCAGCGTGGTGCCGACCATGGCCTGCCGGAGCCCGCTGAGCCGTTCCAGCGACATCCCGGTGGCCTTGGCGACGTCCGGCAGCAGCGTCTCGCGCGCGGTCATACCGGGGATGTCGAAGACCGCCCCTGCGATGCCCAGCACGATGAACCAGCCGAGGTCGAGCCCGAAGAGCATGTCCACCACGGGCAGCGCCGCGACGCACGCGGCAGAGGCCATGTCCGCGCCGATCGAGATCCGCCGCCTGCCGATCCGGTCGATCACCACCCCGCCCGCGATCGCCGCGACCAGCATCGGGAGCCCGGTCGCGGCGGTGACGACACCCGCGGCCGCGGCATCCCCGGTCCGGGTGAGCAGCAGCCAGGGCAGCGCTATCCCGGCGATGGAGTTGCCCAGCAGGGACAGCGTCTCCGCGCCGAGGAACAGGACCACCAGTCGCTTCATGCCGACAGCGTCGAGGGTTGACGCCGCGTCAGGGTCAAGCCGGAGGCCGGTTGATCACAGTTTTGCGACGACGCGCATACCGATGGAGCGAATTCGGGACACTCGAACCAGTGATGGGGGTCACTATCTGTCTGGGGGAGCGACGAATGTCGTGTGTCAAACGAAGGACACTGCTCGCGGCCGGAGCAGTCGGCGCGGTGGTCGGAACGGTCGGCCTGCCGAGGTTCGCGGCCGCGTCGAACACCACGGAACGGCACCTGGCGGTGGTCGGGCACCCCGACGACGACCTGCTGTTCATGAATCCCGACATCCAGCAGGGCATCGCCCGCGGCTGCGCCACCCGCACGGTCTTCCTGACCGCCGGTGAGTACAACGGCACCAAGACCCTGACTCGCGAGCAGCACGCCGCTGACCTGCAGCGAGGGATGCACGCGGCCTACGCGGTGCTCGCGGGTGTCGCCAACGGCTGGACCCGGACCGCGGTGACGATCGCGGGCAAGCAGGTCGAACTGCACACGCTGCGCGCCGCCCCCCACGTCGAGCTGATGTTCGTCAACATCCCCGACGGCTTCGACGACCGCTACGACCACCCGATGACCAACCTCTGGTCCCGCCCGGGTTTCGTGACGGACACCCTCGTGCCGACCGGCGCTCCGATCACGGCGGTCCAGCGCTACGACCACAATTCGCTGACCGCGATGCTCACCGAGCTGATGCGCCAGTTCGCCCCGACCGTGATCCGGCTCCAGGACACCGTTCCCGACCCGCGGTACCTGGGCGACCTCGGCGAACACGAGGACCACGTCGCCACCGCGAACTTCGCCATGAAGGCGGCGCGCGCGTACCGGGGCAGGGCGTACGTGTCCGCGTACCGCTGCTACAGCACCGACCACTTCCCGGAGTGCGTTCCCGAGCCGCACTTGTCTAGGAAAACCACTGCGTTCCAACGGTTCCAGGCCTTCGACCCGTTGACCGGGAGCACCTTCGACCCGCATCTGCGCCGCGTCTACCGCCGTTGGCCGGTGGACGGCGGTTGGTCGATCCCCGGCTACGTCTTCGCGGTCACCGCAGAAGGACTTCGTGTGTGGCAACGGGAATCCTCCGGCTGGTCAGCGTCCGTGCTCGCGGGTTCCGGCTCGTACGCGCCCCGCGTGACCGCCGCGCTGAACGCCAACGGTCGCCCTCAGATCGCCGTGCTCGACCTCGACGGCGGACAGCTGCGAACGGCGTTCCGCACGGGTTCGGTCTGGGCGTGGTCCACGGTCGGCCGCCCACCGGGGACGGGGGAGTTCTCGTCGACGCCCACGCTGGCCAGGGGAGCGGACGGCAGGCTGCACCTGTTCGCCCGCAACGCTTCCGGCGGTCTGAGCGCCACCGTGCAGTCCAGCCCCGGTGGCCCGTTCGGCGCGTGGAACGACCTCGGCGGCGGCCCCGACGTGCAGGACTCCATGTCCGCGTTCCTCGGCCCGGACGGCCAGATCGACGTCTTCGCCGACGGTCGCGGCAAAACCCTCCGATGGCGGACCGCCGCGGTGGGATTCGCGCTCGACACCGCGTTC
The window above is part of the Allokutzneria albata genome. Proteins encoded here:
- a CDS encoding glutathionylspermidine synthase family protein, translated to MQRQTSEPRADWERKVAEQGLVFGSPAAGPGGVQRPYWDESTHYVFSLDEVLSLEADVEVLHSMCLDAVDNVVTTERYRDFGLPEWVWPAIAESWKRGDPHLYGRFDLRYDGTGPAKLLEYNADTPTSLLEAAVVQWHWLTDTHEGDDQWNSIHEKLVERWSRLADRLPAGQAHFTWSAADSSGEDHVTAAYLQETAAEAGLDTVGLAIEEIGWDPDLKRFVDLREDVMSTVVKLYPWEWVVDDPFGKHAVESQPGTLWVEPLWKMLLSNKALLAVLWEMHPGHPNLLPCFLDEPGFLTEYVRKPRLGREGSNIQIVAPGMEHETGGVYGKEGYVYQLFDPLPEFDGMRPVLGAWVVGDHSAGLGIRETVGLVTDDGAAFVPHRIPES
- a CDS encoding DUF350 domain-containing protein, with protein sequence MTTQLAVSSLALEEGFGGALLRGVGAIALYAVVGLLLMLVGFYAIDLTTPGKLSQLVRDGAPNAVVITSAGLISMAFIVVVVINNAGGKLSEGLLSALVFGFVGVVVQVLAVRLLEWVTRIDIGNLIRSQTYTPASMVIAAAHLALGLVVAVAIS
- the serS gene encoding serine--tRNA ligase; the encoded protein is MIDLKTLRENPEAARDSQRARGEDPSLVDALLSADERRRATVSRADSLRAEQKQFGKQVGRAQGEERAALLAKGKELAAEVKAAEAEQQEAEQAFVAAHRAVSNIVEDGAPHGGEDDYVVLKHVGEQPAFDFEPKDHLELAERLGAIDMERGAKVSGSRFYFLTGVGAQLQLAMLNLAAQQAVAAGFTLMVPPVLVRPEIMEGTGFLGAHAGEVYRLRDDDQYLVGTSEVPLAGYHADEIIDLGAGPKRYAGWSTCFRREAGSYGKDTRGIIRVHQFDKVEMFVYTRPEDAHSEHLRLLAWEEEMLAKVELPYRVIDVAGGDLGSSAARKYDCEAWLPSQQAYREVTSTSNCTTFQARRLSVRYRDADGKTQIAATLNGTLATTRWIVAILETHQQADGSVRVPDALRPFLGKDVLEPVR
- a CDS encoding TetR/AcrR family transcriptional regulator, which encodes MVTDRDQVLRAAASLLVRNHGASMTEVAEAAGISRATLHRVVPSRDALLDQLLWLGLGETVAALTTAEPETGEPLAALERVVSALTPVAELFRFVTTQPLDETTPEFQAGFHALDERLTALFRRGQDSGAFRGDLPATWMVDALASLLFAAALAARAGRLPGNDNPRAVIDLLVGGVTRGETE
- a CDS encoding MFS transporter, encoding MTALSSVHETSPVSVRHRWIALATLVLAILLVSLDTTVLSLAIPHLTESLKPTSTQILWIGDIYAFVLAGLLVTMGTLGDRIGRKKLLMIGSAGFGLFSAVAAFAPSANLLIVARVVQGVAGATLMPSTLSIIRNIFTNPRERGFAVAVWGAMASAGAALGPLIGGVLLQHFWWGSVFLINVPVMIVLIGVGLWVVPESKDPVPGAWDLPSVFASLVGVVAVVYGIKEITVYGWAQPLALPVAALGVFALVWFCRRQMVIPHPLVDVRLFANPKFSSAILSTLLAVLGLAGASFILSQFLQLVQGYSPLNSGLLNLPGTVGAVTGGLMSSTIAHRWSARKATSIGLAVIGGGLCIALGFEPDTSAWTVGFVMFVAGGGAGLAFTVNANMVLTAAPKEKSGAASALSETAYQLGAALGIALLGAASTIVYRNSMTVLAPVLPQEIYTGARESIGGALAAAPKLPPEQAAQLVDVARHAFVDGAVVAAGVAAVLLVSAAALSWFVLREKSEA
- a CDS encoding alpha/beta fold hydrolase → MRTGVLDLGQTRLAWTRDGRGDPIVFVHGSWDDHRSWDRVVGPLGERNTVIRYDRRGHTASTAPRGQGSILEDVSDLLAVVDQVAGGRAHLVGHSYGSSIVVLATAKRPEAVRGVVVHEPPLFAALSTEDDELRLAAAKRMREAAELLGFGDVEAGTRTFVEHVGFGEGSWLGLFDAEQRATMMANAETWLDQYRDPDRLAVDPSALVGLGVPVTVTTGGDTLPIYRAVVRAISGLLPEARVRVIPGAGHAPQLSHPAAFVEAVREGLCL
- a CDS encoding LLM class flavin-dependent oxidoreductase, with translation MRFGIVILPDQPWPQGGDRWRRAESYGFDHAWTYDHLAWRSLADGPWFDAVTTLTAAALSTSRIRLGTLVANPSIRHPVGFARQVMALDDLSGGRFTLGVGAGAAVLDPTILGDPPLAPRALVDRLGEFVELLDALLTTDHVNYSGEYYTAVDARTLPGCVQRPRLPFLVAANGARSMRIAARFGQGWVTTGPKVEDLDAWWKAVAELIDRHRELTGESTVDRCLSLDAAPVFSLSSVDYFADAAGRAAELGFTDVITHWPRERDWYAGDIGVLEDVVTSVIPRYR
- a CDS encoding HAD family hydrolase, with product MTIPRLIASDADGTLLTPLERVSDRTAAVLRRAMDAGAVFVVATGRPPRWTRPILDQLDLRGPAVCNNGSMVYDFTEDRVLSQHTLDPILLRDAADAVLRAIPGSALAVERAEGSAADCFLAEKGYVHAWPMDGSILAPRDELLGKPAVKLLVRNALMTSDEMATAAKAVLDDAVDVTFSIGSGLIELVVKDITKATGLQLLADRLGLTAADAVAFGDMPNDIAMLEWAGLGVAMGNAHPSAVEAADEVTAPNSEDGVAQVLERWF
- a CDS encoding helix-turn-helix domain-containing protein, producing MLTIGELARLAGTTVRAVRHYTAEGLIAEPPRDASGYRRYGTRALITVSRIRRLRDLGLSLDQIRGLLDGKPRSLDEALSTLDEELAGQERRIAAQRKRIAELRSSDEDPEIPGRLGELLRGLEAAGADEQMLRREKEAVLLITVTAPEGLDQLTEAYQTLLGNPADQEAMAEFSRGFQALADLPEDSPEVERLAEKLLADNPKISEMARAQQPAPGPSDALFLDFVDSFAPAQRRFMYVIAERVAERGGQ